Sequence from the Acropora muricata isolate sample 2 chromosome 10, ASM3666990v1, whole genome shotgun sequence genome:
TAGAATTATCAAGCAATTCAGACAAAGAAGGAAGCTTCATCGTTATCCATTTTTGTGTGTTTAgcaatacaccttttgctgttcatttacgcaaaatatacaatcatttacgtcaacagttgaaactataacgcaaatatacattcattaccacttccataaacttcattaacgtgaacgaactttcaataacactATTTGCacatgtattaacattcaatagcatcaacagaaaaacaattgtacctttggacaatcaaagacaacaaatatactttcaatctcacgcaatggtcaatcattaacaccaatagaaaatctattacaTACTTTGACAaccaacggcgtatttgagacatacaataatgcaatttgcatagagacgcacaatcaattgcaccttcatacaatcgtttattcgaaatgatCAATCactaacgtgaactgacaaacgttGGTATCTGTCTAATAAACAATAGGATGAAAAGATATTCAATAGCGTCATTCATCCTAgttacaaatctgaaaatactgaacaaaaataccagaatatgtacattatcatttaaattttatgTTAATATTTTTGGGACAATCTTTCGCTAAAAcagatataaaatgaaaaacatttgtacAGTGCCGAGTATACAGTACTGTACACTACGTGTAGACGCATCGGAGACAGAAAGAACCGAGAAAATCATGCCAGCAAGAAACATAATCTTACTTGAACAACGACAAGGAATTATTCAAGCCTTCGAAAGTGTTAGTGAAGATTATTTGACGGTTGCCGCTACAATCGGAGTGAACCGATCTACGGCAAGAAGTATCGTTGCACGGTACTTGCGAGAGGGAAGATCGCGGAGAGATCACGAGGAGGAGTAGATGATGAAATGAGGAATTGCCTGAATGACATTATAAACGAAAATTGCCTGCTAACACTAGCACAGATATATCAAGAGTTGAGGCAGCGTCTTCCACGATAACCGGCATTCCATGATCGCACAGTAGCAAGAACACTTGAAGTTACGTTGTATCGTGTAAGTTGGCCAGGACATTCCCAGCTGATCGGAACCGCCCTGATGTCCTGTAAAAAAGGGGGGATTATGCCACCTGGTTCATGCGCCATGCTGTAGCGAATCATAGTATATTTGTAGACGAGTGTGGATATAATATATGGACAGCAAGAAGTCACGGACGAGCAAGATTGGGAGAGAGGGCATATCGACAAGTATGTGGTCAGCGAGGGAGAAATGTCAATGGCAATTTCACCTACCAATGGACTCGTTTTTCATTCAGCATTTCTCGGAGGAATGACTGGACAAAGATTTAATAATTTTCTGACACAGGCAAGGCTAAATCTCGACCCAAATGaacatgtgattttcatttatgaCGGCGCACCAGCCCACAACAATCCTGCTATTCCTGGTTCAAATTCTGAGCTTAAAAAGCTGCCATCATACAGCCCGTTTCTTAACATCGTTGAGCAAGCCATAAGTGTCTTTAAAAgcagtgaagaaattgaaggataattaaaagacatttttgaactttctttttccttagttgattgttattacttcacacttgtttgtcagctcacgttaatgattgaccattttgaataaacgattgtatgaaggtgcaattgattgtgcgtctctatgcaaattgcattattgtatgtctcaaatacgccgttggtTGTCAAAGTAtgtaatagattttctattggtgttaatgattgactattgcgcgagattgaaagtatatttgttgtctttgattgtccgaaggtgcaattgtttttccgttgatgcaattgaatgtgaATACATATGGaaatagcgttattgaaagttcgttcacgttaatgaagtttatggaagtggtaatgaatgtatatttgcgttatagtttcaactgttgacgtaaatgattatatattttgcgtaaatgaacagcaaaaggtgtagtatCAAATCAACAGGAACAAAACACCAGTCACTATCATTTTTTACATAGAAATTAACATGTTAAATCCTTTACTAATGCTAACCTTGGGCTTAAACATTTTCATAAACATTGTCAAGTGTAGTGTTTGGGCCTACACAAGTGGTAAGCATTAGTAAAAGTTGGGGTTGTTTAAGAAATGGTAAAACAACCAAAGCCAGGCATTTAGTCTATCTGTGACAATTCCCAGCTGCTGGACATATGCCTACTGCATTCAATGaaagctacaatcatggacaaaactCTTAGGAAAATTACACTTCTGAAACGCTTACAAGCTACCATATTTCAAAACCCCCTCCTCACTATCCAATGTTGTTTTATGAGTCATGATCAGTTTCCGGCCAATGAGCAGTTCCCAAATCAACATTGCAGAGGGGAAGGGGGCAAGGGAGACATAACAGCGGTAGAATTTAGAAGGGAGAATTAGTCAAGTGGTGTTTTTTTCGGTCCACGTGCGTTTTTCTGAATGAGTTTTGTCCACGATTGTAGAGTGATCAAGCTATCAGTGAGAAAAGCACAACAATGTCAACTGTCTGTACCTTGAGTTCATTCTACAGACACTTCTGCTGCTCTGGATAAGCTTTCGTGAAGTTTGTGCCATCTCCTTTTAATGGTGAGTTAATACTTGGCCAGATCCATACCAAATACCACCTAGCTCCCAACACTTGCAGAAAGTTTTGCTTCCAGCCATGGTCATATTCCCTCTTGTGCTTCTTACGTTCGTGAGACGTCTGACCTCGAAAAATTATTACCGTTTGGAAAAACAGCAATGCACTAAAAAGAAGGAACGCGAAGATGGAAACACCGGCAATAAAGGCGACGAAAATTCCGTATAGAGTCGTATAGCCCAACAACCACATAACAAATGGGCTAAACAAACTTAGCAAGGTCCAAAACCCGAATTCGCCGATTTGTTCCGTCACATATTCGTGATGGAAGAAATTGGCATAGACAGCTCCCATCCATAGATGCAATGCTAAACATATATAATAACGATAGTTCCTAAAACCCACGCATTTGCCTGCAAAAATGCAGTGATGGTCTCGCTTCAATACACATTCATTGCAAATTTGACAGTGATGAGCTCGAGGAGGCGAATTCAGCTGACAGAAAGGACAATACGTCCACCCTGGTTTCAGTGAAGAAGGCATTCCTAGACTCTTTCCTGTCGTGTCGGTCATTATCATCATGTAGAGGTTGGCAAAAACGTTCAGCCACATGAAAAATCCACAGAATACGTGAATGCAGTACCAACCAGATAAAGGAGCATGGTAGATTGGCAACACAACCAACAGTTCGAAGAGCATTATAACCCATAACAGTACAATCATGACTGCAAAAGCTAATAAGTCAGAAGGCTTTTTAGGCCTGAGAGCCTCGAACCAGCCTTTCTGGTTTTCCATATTTAATCTCCACAACTTTGGAGTTTTCTCTTTTGCGCCCCCAGATTTCAAACGAAGTTAGAATTGGTGACCGTTGCTGAGTCTTGTACGAAAGAGACTGGAATCCAAGCTTAGGCGGTTGCTTACCATTACCTAGGAAATGCGTTATGAAAACGAATGGCCAGCATAATTACCTCATTTATTTGCTGGTTAGATTTACCATGTTTGGTTTGTCAAGTTATCTTTTGAATTACGAGGTTTAACCACTGGCAGGCGATAAGCACGCGCTGCAGAAGGACGatcacaacctcgttcccagggtctctcttctctgcctccattgtcgcaacgacaatggaggcagagaagagagaccctggggacgaggttgggACGATCATGGACCATATCAACATGACGTCACAATAAAAGCAAACAGGTCAGATAGCTTGTTGGTTTTCGTTTTTAAGTT
This genomic interval carries:
- the LOC136931506 gene encoding probable palmitoyltransferase ZDHHC24, which gives rise to MENQKGWFEALRPKKPSDLLAFAVMIVLLWVIMLFELLVVLPIYHAPLSGWYCIHVFCGFFMWLNVFANLYMMIMTDTTGKSLGMPSSLKPGWTYCPFCQLNSPPRAHHCQICNECVLKRDHHCIFAGKCVGFRNYRYYICLALHLWMGAVYANFFHHEYVTEQIGEFGFWTLLSLFSPFVMWLLGYTTLYGIFVAFIAGVSIFAFLLFSALLFFQTVIIFRGQTSHERKKHKREYDHGWKQNFLQVLGARWYLVWIWPSINSPLKGDGTNFTKAYPEQQKCL